One Weissella coleopterorum DNA segment encodes these proteins:
- the gpsB gene encoding cell division regulator GpsB: protein MEQVRHTVEEIFNKDFKKTAIQGYNTNDVDSYLDELMADYQSFESNIAELEETIEKQKLEIAELTRRANAVTTPASTINPATPSANANMDILKRLSNLERRVFGTVNEKTE from the coding sequence ATGGAACAAGTACGGCATACCGTTGAAGAAATTTTTAATAAAGATTTTAAGAAAACTGCAATTCAAGGTTATAACACCAATGATGTAGATAGTTATCTCGATGAATTAATGGCAGATTATCAATCTTTTGAAAGTAATATTGCGGAACTAGAAGAAACGATTGAAAAACAAAAATTAGAAATTGCGGAATTGACTCGTCGAGCTAATGCAGTGACAACGCCTGCAAGTACAATTAATCCGGCTACTCCTTCAGCTAATGCCAATATGGATATCTTAAAGCGACTTTCAAATTTGGAACGTCGAGTCTTTGGAACCGTAAATGAAAAAACTGAATAA
- a CDS encoding LPXTG cell wall anchor domain-containing protein codes for MNPETNMPTLPVIDDNGNDDHGSNGNDNNSNNINPGKNNSNSNPNINNDKKRNDVVNNVVEEVQTLLPKTAAQNLTWISVVSIILTSLAGVMIWKSRK; via the coding sequence TTGAATCCAGAGACCAATATGCCCACATTACCAGTAATCGATGATAATGGTAATGACGACCATGGATCAAATGGTAACGACAATAATTCAAATAATATAAACCCAGGGAAAAACAATAGCAATTCAAACCCAAATATTAACAATGATAAAAAGCGCAACGACGTTGTGAATAATGTAGTTGAGGAAGTTCAAACATTACTTCCAAAGACTGCAGCGCAAAATCTGACATGGATAAGCGTTGTGAGCATTATCTTAACAAGCTTAGCTGGGGTGATGATTTGGAAGAGTCGCAAATAG
- a CDS encoding MucBP domain-containing protein, translating to MKKTVILSFSILLSTNILVPIAQADMKNSEDYQTRNSEMVPQKSELDNNKNEKINLDVDSKLTNNSISNTTNTSSSTSVNESSSVSDSVNMAEGTFGTSDWYITESGVLHIGQGTFNNTGYQSPWEKYSKSINKVIFDGKVSAASDISYLFYSFENVTSIDNLTYLDTSKVTNMRYMFHAMTNLQSLDLSNFNTLNVTDMFGMFDYCTNLTYLDLSSFNTSNVKNMSSMFSQTKKLTQLDISTFNTSNVTNMNAMFSETKSLPKLDLSSFNTGNVSDMSNMFRGASGLTSLDLSNFDTKKVTIMSDMFSGVSKISSLDLSEFKTENVTSMAQMFAGMTALNDLNVSNFNTNNVTKMNGTFYGDANLNSLDISSFNTSNVVTMVSMFAGMTNLKNINLDNFNTSKVTTMWSMFSDMQNVKYLNLQSFDTKNVTDMRGMFVRSGFTDINVSSFNTQNVANMNGMFEELPNLEKLNLDNFIITNNTNIKDMFLSDIELKEIVLGKNISTLLNSGIPEFKKSNKYTGKWQNVAEGNSSRPSGINVYSSEDLMSNYDGLKNSDTYVWQPVVMAANVTVHYQDVDGNKIADDEIKSGNIGDDYSTDKKDIKGYTFKKVEGDASGKLTDKAQTVTYVYTKDPVKAANVTVHYRDVDGNKIADDEIKSGNIGDDYSTDKKDIKGYTFKKVEGDASGKLTDKAQTVTYVYTKNPVKAANVTVHYRDVDGNKIADDEIKSGNIGDDYSTDKKDIKGYTFKKVEGDASGKLTDKAQTVTYVYTKNPVKAANVTVHYRDVDGNKIADDEIKSGNIGDDYSTDKKDIKGYTFKKVEGDASGKLTEKAQTVTYVYTKDPVKAANVTVHYQDVDGNKIADDEIKSGNIGDDYSTDKKDIKGYTFKKVEGDASGKLTEKAQTVTYVYTKDPVKAANVTVHYQDVDGNKIADDEIKSGNIGDDYSTDKKDIKGYTFKKVEGDASGKLTEKAQTVTYVYTKDPVKAANVTVHYQDVDGNKIADDEIKSGNIGDDYSTDKKDIKGYTFKKVEGDASGKLTEKAQTVTYVYTKDPVKAANVTVHYQDVDGNKIADDEIKSGNIGDDYSTDKKDIKGYTFKKVEGDASGKLTEKAQTVTYVYVSEDNKNNTQNNSDNANKDEKNSLNSTTKNIVSNAKNMLPNTAVQKVTLAGLISFILANLMGLLIWKKRK from the coding sequence ATGAAAAAAACAGTCATCCTATCTTTTAGTATATTACTATCAACTAATATTTTAGTTCCAATAGCTCAAGCTGATATGAAAAATAGTGAAGATTATCAAACACGTAATTCAGAGATGGTCCCCCAAAAGAGTGAGTTAGATAACAACAAAAATGAAAAAATTAATTTAGATGTGGACTCTAAGCTAACTAATAATTCAATATCAAATACTACGAATACATCCAGTAGTACATCCGTAAATGAAAGCTCCAGTGTTAGTGATTCAGTGAATATGGCAGAAGGAACATTTGGTACTAGTGACTGGTATATTACAGAATCTGGGGTATTACATATTGGGCAAGGAACTTTTAACAATACAGGTTATCAATCTCCATGGGAAAAGTATTCTAAGTCTATAAATAAAGTGATTTTTGATGGAAAAGTTAGTGCAGCCAGCGATATTAGTTATTTATTTTATAGCTTTGAAAATGTAACAAGTATCGACAACCTTACATATTTAGATACAAGTAAAGTAACTAATATGCGTTATATGTTTCATGCGATGACCAATCTGCAAAGTTTAGATTTATCAAATTTTAATACCCTAAATGTAACAGATATGTTTGGAATGTTCGATTATTGTACAAATTTAACTTATCTCGATTTATCTTCATTTAATACATCAAATGTCAAGAATATGAGTAGTATGTTTAGCCAAACAAAGAAGCTAACACAGTTAGATATAAGCACATTTAATACATCAAATGTAACTAATATGAACGCAATGTTTTCGGAGACAAAATCATTACCTAAATTAGATTTATCTTCATTTAATACAGGTAATGTAAGTGACATGTCTAATATGTTTAGGGGAGCATCAGGGTTAACCTCTCTGGATTTAAGTAATTTTGATACTAAAAAAGTGACTATTATGAGTGATATGTTTTCAGGAGTCTCTAAAATATCATCACTTGATTTGAGTGAATTTAAAACAGAAAATGTTACTAGTATGGCGCAAATGTTTGCGGGTATGACTGCATTAAATGATTTAAATGTAAGTAATTTTAATACAAACAATGTTACAAAGATGAATGGTACATTTTATGGAGATGCTAATTTAAATAGTTTGGATATAAGCTCATTCAATACATCAAACGTTGTTACTATGGTATCGATGTTTGCGGGAATGACTAATTTGAAAAATATTAATTTAGATAATTTCAATACAAGTAAAGTAACTACCATGTGGAGTATGTTTAGTGACATGCAAAACGTTAAATACTTAAATTTACAGTCTTTTGATACAAAAAATGTGACGGATATGAGAGGGATGTTTGTACGATCTGGATTCACAGATATTAATGTTTCCTCATTCAATACGCAAAATGTTGCAAATATGAATGGTATGTTTGAAGAACTACCTAATTTAGAAAAACTGAATTTAGATAATTTTATAATTACTAATAATACTAATATTAAAGATATGTTTTTATCTGATATCGAACTTAAGGAGATAGTACTTGGTAAAAATATTAGTACGTTACTAAATTCAGGAATTCCTGAATTTAAAAAGAGCAATAAATACACAGGTAAGTGGCAAAATGTTGCAGAGGGGAACTCAAGTCGGCCATCGGGGATAAATGTATATAGTTCAGAAGATTTAATGAGTAATTACGATGGATTAAAAAATTCGGATACGTACGTTTGGCAACCCGTTGTTATGGCGGCTAACGTAACGGTTCATTATCAAGACGTAGACGGTAATAAAATTGCCGATGATGAGATCAAGAGTGGTAATATCGGAGATGATTATTCTACCGATAAAAAAGATATCAAAGGTTATACGTTTAAGAAAGTCGAGGGTGATGCCTCAGGTAAGTTGACTGATAAAGCACAAACGGTGACTTATGTTTATACTAAGGATCCTGTGAAGGCAGCTAACGTAACGGTTCATTATCGAGACGTAGACGGTAATAAAATTGCCGATGATGAGATCAAGAGTGGTAATATCGGAGATGATTATTCTACCGATAAAAAAGATATCAAAGGTTATACGTTTAAGAAAGTCGAGGGTGATGCCTCAGGTAAGTTGACTGATAAAGCACAAACGGTGACTTATGTTTATACTAAGAATCCTGTGAAGGCAGCTAACGTAACGGTTCATTATCGAGACGTAGACGGTAATAAAATTGCCGATGATGAGATCAAGAGTGGTAATATCGGAGATGATTATTCTACCGATAAAAAAGATATCAAAGGTTATACGTTTAAGAAAGTCGAGGGTGATGCCTCAGGTAAGTTGACTGATAAAGCACAAACGGTGACTTATGTTTATACTAAGAATCCTGTGAAGGCAGCTAACGTAACGGTTCATTATCGAGACGTAGACGGTAATAAAATTGCCGATGATGAGATCAAGAGTGGTAATATCGGAGATGATTATTCTACCGATAAAAAAGATATCAAAGGTTATACGTTTAAGAAAGTCGAGGGTGATGCCTCAGGTAAGTTGACTGAGAAAGCACAGACGGTGACTTATGTTTATACTAAGGATCCTGTGAAGGCAGCTAACGTAACGGTTCATTATCAAGACGTAGACGGTAATAAGATTGCCGATGATGAGATCAAGAGTGGTAATATCGGAGATGATTATTCTACCGATAAAAAAGATATCAAAGGTTATACGTTTAAGAAAGTCGAGGGTGATGCCTCAGGTAAGTTGACTGAGAAAGCACAGACGGTGACTTATGTTTATACTAAGGATCCTGTGAAGGCAGCTAACGTAACGGTTCATTATCAAGACGTAGACGGTAATAAAATTGCCGATGATGAGATCAAGAGTGGTAATATCGGAGATGATTATTCTACCGATAAAAAAGATATCAAAGGTTATACGTTTAAGAAAGTCGAGGGTGATGCCTCAGGTAAGTTGACTGAGAAAGCACAGACGGTGACTTATGTTTATACTAAGGATCCTGTGAAGGCAGCTAACGTAACGGTTCATTATCAAGACGTAGACGGTAATAAGATTGCCGATGATGAGATCAAGAGTGGTAATATCGGAGATGATTATTCTACCGATAAAAAAGATATCAAAGGTTATACGTTTAAGAAAGTCGAGGGTGATGCCTCAGGTAAGTTGACTGAGAAAGCACAGACGGTGACTTATGTTTATACTAAGGATCCTGTGAAGGCAGCTAACGTAACGGTTCATTATCAAGACGTAGACGGTAATAAGATTGCCGATGATGAGATCAAGAGTGGTAATATCGGAGATGATTATTCTACCGATAAAAAAGATATCAAAGGTTATACGTTTAAGAAAGTCGAGGGTGATGCCTCAGGTAAGTTGACTGAGAAAGCACAGACGGTGACTTATGTTTACGTTAGCGAAGATAATAAGAACAATACACAAAATAATTCAGATAATGCGAATAAGGACGAAAAAAACAGTTTAAATTCAACAACAAAAAATATAGTAAGTAATGCAAAGAATATGTTGCCAAATACTGCAGTACAGAAAGTAACTTTGGCAGGACTTATCAGTTTTATTTTAGCTAACTTAATGGGATTATTAATCTGGAAGAAACGAAAATAA
- a CDS encoding bacterial Ig-like domain-containing protein — MKLKKYILISTIILGVVNPLCVFAEDEISLDNNKIKAQINANDTSEPLSVQNNNLDITGKIKTKTSRVSYINKNTQTLDNSDNEDEIPSTSVKTNFSTIKSSNNVTKMDLQILNEAPNKLIHKGDKIVLNIDSNGIQYSTLKLIDGSKYFSMKSDASASTITLTATQIIDFSGVVNISVTSNPTKNEDNTGKTAEYPLNVKYSRNDIYFDIYGENMILMVQNNKADQIDSFGPHLQGSLKTIFDSNTDWFNNYVGYDNYKHMYSYDQEGMLINAKLDNFVHDLTATNVKWGVTLKSDIYHSSSTIKKNTLRIYHGNEDVTNTVKVVWEDDDTGFYILIPEYKGYDKNQYSASFISNTNGNLSHVDGSSFVSADNAETGKPIEPIKNNDLSITLGSGDIMFRYYPTLNGSFIPHINAKPLTIYSTEKISLKDILNLANATDQDDGDITSKIKIVDSSDIINNNNIPGEYLIKYSVENSTGNIGTGQTTITILEDKTNIKVKNSTILTGSNWSKEDNFVSATDKNGKDISITDILTEGDVNTSTPGIYEIKYKTLNANNSLVDSVAKIKVVENKQGIKGSDVTTYVGDKVPADEEFKASATDKDGQDIPVKLDKSKINMNKSGNYDVIITTDDGQSKTVKVHVLENKQGIKGSDVTTYVGNKIPADEEFKASATDKDGQDIPVKLDKSKINMNKSGNYDVIITTDDGQSKTVKVHVLENKQGIKGSDVTTYVGNKIPADEEFKAIATDKDGQDIPVKLDKSQINMSKFGNYDVIITTDDGQSKTVKVHVLENKQGIKGSDVTTYVGNKIPADEEFKASATDKDGQDIPVKLDKSQINMSKFGNYDVIITTDDGQSKTVKVHVLENKQGIKGSDVTTYVGNKIPADEEFKASATDKDGQDIPVKLDKSQINMSKFGNYDVIITTDDGQSKTVKAHVLENKQSIKDTDNYSKSTLDSMFKNLNIKLPNTSISKLNLAGLASVVLALLAYIIIYNKRK, encoded by the coding sequence ATGAAATTAAAAAAATATATATTAATAAGTACAATTATTCTAGGAGTAGTTAATCCTTTATGTGTGTTTGCGGAGGATGAAATCAGTCTTGATAATAATAAAATAAAAGCTCAAATAAATGCAAACGATACTTCTGAACCGCTTAGTGTTCAGAATAATAATTTAGATATTACCGGTAAAATAAAAACTAAAACAAGTAGAGTTAGCTACATTAATAAAAACACACAAACTTTAGATAATTCAGACAACGAAGATGAAATTCCCTCTACATCAGTTAAAACCAATTTTTCTACAATTAAATCATCCAATAATGTTACCAAAATGGATTTACAGATATTGAACGAAGCACCCAACAAATTGATACATAAAGGCGATAAGATTGTTCTAAATATTGATAGTAATGGTATACAATATTCGACTTTAAAATTGATTGATGGGTCGAAGTATTTCTCTATGAAATCTGATGCATCTGCTAGTACGATAACATTAACCGCTACTCAAATAATCGATTTTAGTGGGGTAGTAAATATTAGTGTAACTAGTAATCCAACTAAAAATGAAGATAATACTGGTAAAACAGCTGAATACCCACTTAATGTTAAATATAGTAGAAACGACATATACTTTGATATATACGGTGAGAACATGATATTGATGGTTCAGAATAATAAAGCTGATCAAATTGATAGCTTTGGACCACATTTACAGGGGAGTCTAAAAACAATTTTTGATTCTAATACTGACTGGTTTAATAATTATGTTGGATATGATAATTACAAACATATGTATTCCTATGACCAAGAGGGTATGTTAATTAATGCAAAATTAGATAATTTTGTACATGACTTAACAGCTACTAATGTGAAGTGGGGGGTGACACTTAAATCGGATATATATCATTCTTCATCAACTATTAAAAAAAATACGCTCAGAATATATCATGGCAATGAGGATGTGACTAATACAGTTAAAGTTGTATGGGAAGATGATGATACAGGATTTTATATTCTAATACCAGAATATAAAGGATATGATAAAAACCAGTATTCTGCTAGTTTTATCTCCAATACTAATGGAAATTTGAGTCATGTTGATGGATCATCGTTTGTAAGTGCTGATAATGCTGAAACTGGTAAGCCAATTGAACCGATAAAAAATAATGATTTATCAATAACACTGGGTTCTGGGGATATTATGTTCAGGTATTATCCAACATTAAATGGATCTTTCATACCGCATATTAATGCAAAGCCTCTTACTATTTATAGTACAGAAAAAATCAGTTTAAAAGATATACTGAATTTGGCAAATGCAACAGACCAAGATGATGGTGACATAACATCTAAAATTAAAATAGTGGATTCTTCTGATATTATAAATAATAATAATATTCCTGGAGAATATTTAATTAAATATTCAGTTGAAAATAGTACAGGTAATATTGGAACAGGTCAAACTACAATAACTATACTTGAAGATAAAACTAATATAAAAGTAAAAAATTCTACAATATTAACTGGATCTAATTGGAGTAAAGAAGATAATTTTGTTTCTGCTACAGATAAAAACGGTAAGGATATAAGTATCACTGATATCCTTACCGAAGGAGATGTGAATACATCTACTCCTGGAATATATGAGATTAAATATAAGACATTAAATGCGAATAATAGTCTAGTAGATAGTGTAGCCAAAATTAAGGTTGTTGAAAATAAACAAGGTATTAAAGGTTCTGACGTAACAACATATGTTGGAGACAAAGTTCCTGCAGATGAAGAATTTAAGGCTAGTGCTACAGATAAAGATGGTCAAGATATACCCGTTAAGCTAGATAAAAGTAAGATTAATATGAATAAATCCGGAAATTACGACGTTATCATAACGACAGATGATGGTCAAAGTAAGACGGTTAAAGTACATGTATTAGAAAATAAACAAGGTATTAAAGGTTCTGATGTAACAACATATGTTGGAAATAAAATTCCCGCAGACGAAGAATTTAAGGCTAGCGCTACAGATAAAGATGGTCAAGATATACCCGTTAAGCTAGATAAAAGTAAGATTAATATGAATAAATCCGGAAATTACGACGTTATCATAACGACAGATGATGGTCAAAGTAAGACGGTTAAAGTACATGTATTAGAAAATAAACAAGGTATTAAAGGTTCTGATGTAACAACATATGTTGGAAATAAAATTCCCGCAGACGAAGAATTTAAGGCTATCGCTACAGATAAAGATGGTCAAGATATACCTGTCAAGCTAGATAAAAGCCAGATTAATATGAGTAAATTCGGAAATTATGACGTCATTATAACGACGGATGATGGTCAAAGTAAGACGGTTAAAGTACATGTATTAGAAAATAAACAAGGTATTAAAGGTTCTGATGTAACAACATATGTTGGAAATAAAATTCCCGCAGACGAAGAATTTAAGGCTAGCGCTACAGATAAAGATGGTCAAGATATACCTGTCAAGCTAGATAAAAGCCAGATTAATATGAGTAAATTCGGAAATTATGACGTCATCATAACGACGGATGATGGTCAAAGTAAGACGGTTAAAGTACATGTATTAGAAAATAAACAAGGTATTAAAGGTTCTGATGTAACAACATATGTTGGAAATAAAATTCCCGCAGACGAAGAATTTAAGGCTAGCGCTACAGATAAAGATGGTCAAGATATACCTGTCAAGCTAGATAAAAGCCAGATTAATATGAGTAAATTCGGAAATTATGACGTCATTATAACGACGGATGATGGTCAAAGTAAGACGGTTAAAGCACATGTATTAGAAAATAAACAAAGTATTAAAGATACAGATAATTATAGTAAAAGTACCTTAGATAGTATGTTTAAAAATCTGAACATAAAATTACCCAATACATCTATAAGTAAATTGAATTTAGCAGGACTTGCAAGCGTAGTATTAGCATTATTGGCTTACATAATTATTTATAATAAACGTAAATAA
- a CDS encoding Crp/Fnr family transcriptional regulator gives MKQNGMEDINYLFSKIKELALKDVEELEILRKGYLTKSGDTVSSVFILREGVILSSIPGTSGNNVNISYMDEPGIITLLEKEDINLVKQPYNIRVESNIAKFYKINRIEFWKMIRNDPFLQGHVRNYYRQKIDENTTRLKRQVSNNRKGQVSAFLYDSARKFGAIDKNTNNVLIDLIITQETIADFVGINNRTSVTRIMNDLERNGVIEYVDRKILIKDLDYLSVFSKSVL, from the coding sequence ATGAAACAAAATGGTATGGAAGATATAAATTATTTGTTTTCAAAAATTAAAGAATTAGCTTTAAAAGATGTTGAAGAGTTAGAGATATTGAGAAAAGGATATTTAACAAAATCTGGAGATACGGTATCTAGTGTTTTTATTTTAAGAGAAGGGGTGATACTTTCATCCATTCCTGGAACAAGTGGAAATAATGTAAATATATCATATATGGATGAACCAGGTATTATAACACTGCTTGAAAAAGAGGATATAAATTTAGTGAAACAACCATACAATATCCGAGTTGAATCTAACATTGCAAAATTTTATAAAATAAATAGAATCGAATTTTGGAAAATGATTAGGAATGATCCTTTTCTTCAAGGGCATGTTCGAAACTATTATCGACAAAAAATTGATGAAAATACAACAAGATTAAAAAGACAAGTTAGTAACAATAGGAAGGGGCAAGTGAGTGCCTTTTTATATGATTCCGCTAGGAAGTTTGGGGCAATAGATAAAAATACTAATAATGTTTTAATTGATTTAATCATCACACAAGAAACAATTGCAGACTTTGTCGGAATTAATAATAGAACATCAGTTACTAGAATTATGAACGACTTGGAACGAAATGGTGTAATTGAGTATGTTGATAGAAAAATATTAATAAAGGATTTAGATTATTTATCTGTCTTTTCAAAATCTGTCTTGTAA
- a CDS encoding DUF1273 domain-containing protein: protein MTRLWVTGFRSFELGVFGNQDPKITVIKYALEKIIKRELDEELEWIITGGQLGIDQYALEVANALKAEYPALKTALMTPFKDFGGQWNENNQAQLQKLKAAVDFTQSVSQDEYKNPQQFKNYQNFMLEHTDGAILFYDAQAEESKVRYLYSAMQQYDRQRTYPITLVDFDRLQEYADEYVESIREW, encoded by the coding sequence ATGACAAGACTGTGGGTTACGGGTTTTAGAAGTTTTGAATTAGGCGTGTTTGGCAATCAAGACCCTAAGATTACGGTTATTAAATATGCGCTTGAAAAAATTATTAAACGAGAATTGGATGAAGAACTAGAGTGGATCATTACGGGTGGTCAATTAGGAATTGACCAGTATGCACTTGAAGTAGCCAATGCCCTGAAAGCAGAGTATCCAGCCTTAAAGACAGCCTTGATGACCCCCTTCAAAGATTTTGGGGGGCAATGGAACGAGAATAATCAAGCACAGCTGCAAAAATTAAAAGCCGCTGTTGATTTTACCCAGAGCGTGAGTCAAGATGAGTACAAAAATCCGCAACAGTTTAAAAACTACCAGAATTTTATGTTAGAACATACGGACGGAGCAATTCTGTTTTATGATGCGCAAGCTGAAGAAAGTAAAGTTCGTTATTTATATTCGGCCATGCAACAATATGATCGGCAACGAACCTATCCAATTACATTAGTCGATTTTGATCGACTGCAAGAATATGCCGATGAATATGTTGAGAGCATTCGTGAGTGGTAA
- the recU gene encoding Holliday junction resolvase RecU → MTIKYPNGQGFDPAQSNKRAVHRPSQGHRGMSLESELNQANQFYLQNGVANIHKKPTPIQIVNVDYPKRSAAKISEAYFRQASTTDYNGIYQGRYLDFDAKETASQTSFPLSNVHQHQIDHLADIKRLGGLSFFIIRFTKRGETYLIDSSLLIDSWQHRQETRKSVPYAEIVKHGFLIPTGLRPILPYLNAVDQLIAAH, encoded by the coding sequence ATGACCATTAAATATCCGAATGGACAAGGTTTTGACCCGGCACAATCGAATAAACGTGCTGTGCACCGGCCAAGCCAAGGACATCGCGGAATGTCTTTGGAAAGTGAATTAAATCAAGCAAATCAATTTTATTTACAAAATGGAGTAGCCAATATTCATAAGAAACCGACGCCAATTCAAATTGTTAATGTTGATTATCCCAAACGGTCAGCGGCGAAAATTTCCGAAGCTTATTTTCGCCAAGCCTCAACCACAGATTATAACGGAATCTACCAAGGCCGCTATTTAGATTTTGATGCCAAAGAAACTGCCAGTCAAACTTCCTTTCCGCTTAGCAATGTTCATCAACATCAAATTGACCATTTAGCAGATATCAAACGACTCGGTGGCCTCAGCTTCTTCATTATTCGTTTCACAAAACGTGGTGAAACATATCTAATTGATAGCAGTCTTCTAATTGATTCTTGGCAACATCGTCAAGAAACCCGGAAGTCCGTCCCCTACGCTGAAATTGTTAAACATGGGTTTTTAATTCCAACTGGATTAAGACCAATTCTTCCCTATCTCAATGCAGTTGATCAACTAATTGCAGCACATTAA